gcgcATGTAACAATCGCATAAACTCAGAGAGTACGTTGAAGTTGAGTAGCTTGGTGGCCTATTTGTGTTAACGTGTTAACTTCTACAAAACCGTAAGGATTTGATTCCCAATTGAAAGTGACGACAGTGAAGtcgcttgatacgctgcatgACCGTGAgatcgccgtacatctcgtatagctcatCGTTATAACGGCTCATCCATTATCCTTCCACATATACAGGACCAaaaatcgttttgagtatcgtcttctttttttataaaagaaAGTCTTTATTCGCGTGTACAGAACATGTTTTATTTACCAGGGTAGATATTTACAAAATACTCTAATATAGCTATACATTTACAAAAGTACTGCACGCTTAAGGACGACTAAATCTATCTCATCATCGTTGTTATCAACGATGTGGAAAATGTAGTTATCAAACAACCTAAgattacatacacacattcccGGACTAACTCTTGGTAGTTCTGGAAATTGCAGACTATTAAACAGATATTGGCCTCCTGGAGCTATTGAAACAATTGTTTGCTGCAGCAGTGCCCAAGTCAAACGCGGCCacgagggtttcgtcagatttcgTTCAGAACATTCTTTAAAGTGAACTGATTTCTCaagctgtagaatgaccggttggcgcGCAACTCGGCTTCCATGCAATTGTCGTTGGTGACCTTTGACCCTAGGTGAAATCTGGGACGatttcaaaagtgcgttcacctatctgtacgtcacgcctacatAAGTTTGGATTTGTTGCTGTTAGGGGTTTGATGtggccaccatcagtttggtctttacCCCGTTCTCCTGTAATCAGAGGTTCTTTTTCGCCTgttcgatcccttggtaggtttctgctacataggagagccgcagaccaatgatgtctatatcatcggCGTATCATAGTtgacttacagggtttcccacgatttattggtagATTCCCATAGTTGGttgtcatatttttttggtgtgttccaACGATTTTTTCGCCGTTTCTCTTATTTTTATGGATCAATTGTATTGAATTCTAAACggacgataccaataaattatgggaacgaacccaAAATCTATCGAATTTGAAGAATAAAACGTGAGACGAACCCAAAAAAATATgcgaactgaccaataaatcgtgggaaaccctgtatagaAGATTGTTCCCGAaatctccaccctcgagtccaCGTCAGCCcatccccctggcgcagacctttggtggtagcaaaagtcCCTGGGAGTTTTCCTTCCACcttcacctggcaagtgacgttggtcatagtcattctaacttgccttatcagtttgagcgggattccaaaagaacTCCAAAAGAACTCGTAGCGTCGTAGGCTTTGAAGTCAGTGAAATGTATGACAAATGAAAATTTCCAGTGAAATCAGTAGTAGTGAAATTCAACTCTTTTAACCACGTTTTAAGCCATTCTCCGATAGCAAATAGAGAATAGTGTGAAACTTGAATAAGAGAGGACATTAGAAGTACTTCCTTCTTCAATGAACTCATGAGAGAAAATTTGATTAGATGGAAGATGAACCAAGTTCCAAAATTTATGTAAGAAAGACCTGGATCAGTGAAAGTTAAAATTCCACTAGAAAAGAgaatttttgttattattcttGTTATTTAGCGTAATAACCTTAATCGATGGTTAAATGCTTGCCTAAGCTTGGCTATCTGTGACTTATTGGGGTACTTATAGCAGAAAAGTATCGGGGACTAGTCCTTTATATAAATCAGACTTAAACCCATAACTCATAAAGTCGTGTTAGTGACAATGGATTTTTTATTTGGACTATCTCTAATTTAGAATATCATACAATCACGAACAGAAGATGATAAGACGCgtggaaacaaaaacgaacaatGGCAATGAAATGTGAAAATTTAAGCTTCTCAACTGCAAAACagagcttttctcgtggcGTGCGTGTCTTTTAATCACTTTGATACAAATTTGGTTAAACCGGCATCACAGAATACGAATTGATTTCCATAAATGAATGattattttttcgttaaaatcaGCGAAAATATTTACTATAAAATCTAGTACCTAGAAAAAGGGCCGTAGTTTATGAACACAATACATGTTTTATCGAAGACATATGTTTAAGGTTCATTCTATTTTTGCTATAGGACGCTACAATTGAacgaaagtaacaaaaagtgtTGTAATGATCCACGTCTTGAGAAATAGTTAGATTTTGTCGCTACCGTGGTCGTCAGCAAGAATTTAATATTTCCGTTTATATAAGTGTTGATGAAATCGTACACCTAAAAGAAAGCATATATTTAATGATTGTATAGCCAAAAAACAATACTCTGAATTTTTGTATGATAAACAACTCTTGTATAATAAGATCACACAGTGAGAACTATttgaaatttggttttaaGCAATTGATGTTTTACATAAAGACATTTTGTGCGTAAAATTTAATagataaacaaattaatgGATCCAAATATACTTTTAGTGTAAATTTTATAATCTTATTAACCTTGGACAGCACTCATTGTAATGGTTGTGCAATATTATGTAAACAACCATGAACAATGTTAACGTGAATTCAAAAACCGTCTTTAAATATTTAGTGCCTTCATAGTTTTTAACTCGATAAACCTAGAAAAAATACTTCCAATTAGTTGTTTGGAAcataaacatgtttttttatgtgcgaTTTAGTATTACCAAAACTGTTTACGGTTCaaatttgcttttcattttcatgctACATCAATTTGTACCTAAGGTGGGCAAAGTTTTAGCCCTGACAAAGTATGTTTTTCTGCATTACTTTCTCTCCTGCAAGCTGCAAAACGATGCAACCTTCAAACTTTTCTCCGCAAAAGCCCCAAACTGCTGCTGTTTGGTCGATTTGTCGTTACTCTCCACTTCCGTTTCCATTCATCTTGGGCACACTACGTACCTACGTACGTACCTCACTCGCACGATTATGCGGGGGGAGCTTCAATTAGGGAGCCGGAAATGTTACTTACACGATTGACCCACTTCTACCCACCAGCTGAAAGCTTGCAAAAATTGTACCATCAATTTAGAATGTCCTTCGGTTTGGCGCCTGGGCCGCAGCGAACAGCGGACACAGTAAGTGGCTGAAGGCAGTACTTAGCATAGGTAGTTTAATTAAATCGTTGCGGGAAATGGATGTTTTACCACGATTACATGACATTACGGATGATAATGGTTGATGAGAAAAAGGAAACTGAAACTGCTTACCTCGTTGCAGGTCCATGCTGCCGATGTTTTAGGCGCACCATTGTGTGAGATTAATAATCTATCTGGTTAGTGTAACAAACTTTCAACGATAATATTAGTAAACTATTAGTTTGCTATCTGTGTAACAACACGTTCCAAAAAGGTACAGCAATCAAATGCTATTTTTATTCACATTTCTATTTCCATCCACCGTCTCACTGGAAAGCCTGTCGAATGTCACAAGGCTATTCCCTGTACCCGTACACACAATCACATACAATTGTACAACAAGATATCACCGTTAATATTTGACCATTCGTTTAAAAATGCAGCACACAAGGttagttttctgtttttttagtGTCTTAATTGAAATATTCTCACGAAACAATCGTTACGTTCGAGATATATCATTTAACGCCACTTCGTTTTATCCCTTTGATAACGAATCACTGGAAAATACTGTAGCTCGACAGCCAACACACCGCATTGGTCACTGAATGTTGCTTTATTAGCGTAAATTTCCCCTGCATAAAATACCATTCCTTGTAGGATAAGGATAACCTGGCCGTTAGCCACACTCCTACGAGTGTGGCTCACCACACCACCTTGGGTTTTATTGCTACAAAACGGCATACCACCGAACCGTTTATCACTTCATTCGTGCATGTGGAGTTCGGGCGGGTTAATATCCACGACACAAACGATGTTCTCCAACCGCGCGAAGGTCCTTCTCTCCCGCACGCACAGTCCCCATTGGCCCAAGTCCGTCCCAGTAGGACACATCCGTCGCGTTGGCCCGCTCAGGCGGTACTAAATCCGACCACACGTTCGTCAGTCAGTCGACGGGTTGTGTGGAcgctaaaaataaattaaaccgaCCCAAACGGGCAGACCACTCGGCCGACCACACCGACCCATTAGTGCCACTCATACTCTCCCTTTACCATTCGTTCGGAATGCCCTGGAGCGTTGGGTTCCAGCAGGATCGTTCCAGCGAAAGTCGCGGGTCCTcgctggcacacacacacacacacacacacacacacacacacacacacacacacacacacacacaccacacacacacacacacacacacacacacacacacacacacacacacacacacacacacacacacacacaccacacacacacacacacacacacacacacacacttatgtGTAGCTGTGGTTCTGGTGGCTAGCTGTACCTACCtgcaaaaaggaaggaaaagtcACGCCTTGACCCTACCATCTCAAGGCAATCCAACGGTGGTGCCCTAACGGATAAACTAATCGTTATTATTTCCCATAGCCCTTACAGTTCAGCCAAAACGATGTATTAGTAAGAGGGGTGAATTGGTAGAAGGCTCTTTCCTTTGAGAAAGGATTGAACGGGAGtgagtggatgaaaatgtagaAGAGGCATAGCAATTTCAAACTGTTTGACAAAACTGTTCAAACAGTGCTGCGTTGTCccaatattttattaaaccCACCCATGGCTGTTTGTCTGTTTACCTAGAATTCCTTTGAAGTTGAAATTTAACCCAGCACATGACTTTGAACATAATGATCCATTTTTATTGAAGGTATGATTTGAAAGGAAATGACCCAAAGTCGCCACCTCTGGCACCTGATTCGAATCTGCTACTGGTGTTTTTTCCTCCTTACAGCTGTGCATCATACGTCACGTCAGGGCCATTTCTTTGACCTGGCGAATTATCGCCGAAGGACCGACCTGTTCGCGCAAACATCGTGTCCATTCGGGCGTGCAAACAAGTACTGACTCCTTGTACCGGGTGGAACGAGACGAACTCCGGATACTGATGGTGGTGTTAGTGGGGCTGTAGTAATAATGTAGCGTTCTATAAAACCAGTTCAAGGCTGTCAGCAACAGTTCGTTGGTCCGGGTACTGGTACTCGCTGGTTCGACCAACCCGCTCTACCAAGGAGGAGTTCCTCGTAGCCTCACTTTGGGGCTGCTTTTGGGGAAAAGATTTTAGAGCGCGTTAATGGCGATTTCGCTAGAGGAGGGTGGTGGGCAAAGTACATTGGAAAACATGGGCGTTGGTCCCAATGGTCGATTGGTGGTTTGGTTCTGGAGCATATTAGCGTCCGGTCACGGTCATATGGTGTAAGTGGGGGAGTCACGCCGCAATCTGTAAAATAATCTATTTAAGTGATCCGTTCCTGTTGGTATGGTGCCTAAGGTCAGCAAGCCTTCCCCTTTGCGAGTGGAAACTTGCAGATAGCCTAGCTGGTGCACGCTCGTAGCAGATTTCCTTCACTGTGCTGTGTGGTACTACTGATCGGGAGTATTTTACGATCGTCAATTAGTATACcgttttattaattaattagtgCGGAAGCCGATGACGAATGAGAATTTAATCTAGCTTCCTTTAATCATAGTTATTGGTAATTGGGGCGTTGTAAAGTGACGGTGTTTACTGTATACCTCTTCCGATTTTTTTACGCAACTgctaataaaatgcaaacttTTCCTAAAGCACTGTTACACGATGATAAGGAAAAGGCGAAACACACGAATGCTCAAATACATATCAACCAAATAAAAAGGAACAGGTTGTGAACATAAAACCAAGTCGCATTTTTCCGTTGCAAAAGGGTGTTAATTTCACGTCCTTGACTGGATCCATGAATGGTGTTGTCCAATGTTGGAATAGCACGTGCATGTTTGTAACGGCCAAAACCGACTAGTTGCCATTAGGAGAAGCATGAAATaaatttgaccaaaacattgtttattaaaacaattaaaaacatagtatgcttttagcaaaaaaaaggacattGTCACGCACAATTCTTGACATTTGTTTGGCACACAGTTTCCTTGTCCTTCTGCCTGATTGATGGTTTTCTCACGATATCTGGTTGGGAAACAACTTAATCTCGATTTTATATGTCTGACTGACAATTTACCAGGGTTTTACAAATAGATTGAAAAAGGCTTTTGAGATTTGATCGGATTATTTGTTTAGTAGCTTAATTAGTAGCTGTTAGGTTATCAGATATGCTGATCTGGAAAACTATTTTTTCCTTAGCACACATTTTGTATCATTATATATTTATGTATCCCATTTTCCTGGTAGTATTGTTTATTCCATACTTTTTCTAATATATTAAATAATGTACAAAGCCAaacttaaatttaaatggttaAATAAAATGGTTCAACATGCTTTATTCGCAGAACTGTGGCCCTTACTATGGTCAAATATGAAACACAGAGATATCATCCAATAGCAGTTTGATAGCTGATTAAATGAATCTGAATCCGGAttggaaagattcatgaatctcaaagattcatgaatcttcaaagattcatgaaactcgaaagattcaagaatctcaaaaaattcataaatttcaaAGGATTCAttaatctcgaaagattcaatttcaaaaaattatgtatattttttttttcaaattaatgAACATGTATTTCTTTAATCTGCTTGGTCTCTTATGTGACCTAAGCAACGTAAAAATTATCCTATACTATTATGAACAATTTTGGACAATCAAGAGTCGGGATGATTAAAAAGAGCTAAGGTGATTTTTAAAAGAGTCGATGatcaaaataatcaaaatacaTACACAATAAATACAATAATCAAAATACACTTTTGATTTTCACATATCCCTGTAAATTTTCCGTCTTCGTTTAAGATCCTCTTCACCATGTGCAATCATGTTATTTTCAGTACTTCTTAAATCAGTAATAGGATAGACTAATTAATATAGAATAGTTAAGGATAGCTTAGTTATTATGGGAAATGAGTGGAAACTGAAAGGCACacatattaataaataattgaattgaGTTGAATTGAAAAGCAATGGTTCATCAGAGCTATACTGTCGCCTTTTGAAGTCTTTGcttgttctttttcttcttcttcctcagtTTCCAGTTGGTATATGTTTACTCTGGCCAGCAGATCGGAGGAGTCAATAGAGTTCGAGAGTGTTTTTGCCACAAATACACGTTGGGAAACTCTGCGTcgatattttaaaacaatcaattaAGAATAAGAGATTCAGTGTTCCCCTTTTCGGCCAATCAATGATTCAATCTTCGAAAATAATGGCTAAATTCTTTTACAACGAGCGACAGCTTGTAGTGAGGAGCAAAACCATAGTAATTATTTTTCTAAGCGAtagatttcgcaaaaaaacaacatttacaaataagcATTTATTCCTAAGCGCCTTTAAATTCTCTCTAATCTGCCTTGAGACAGTATAATTTCCGATGAGGTATCGTAGGATAAAGCTGGGACATGTGGAAGGGATGTTGTGTTAAATCAATACATAGTAGTGTAAAGCAATTGTTTGGTGCTagcggcaaacaatgaaacagcGAGTATACGATTGCTTTGGGAACATTCAGTTAATAAAagctgatttttgttttattgtttgttgttacaATTAGTGTAATTGTGATGCATTTCGATTTGCTCGAAACAACTATTGTGCACATTTCATTCTTTAAGCCATTGTTAAAGAACACAAAAGACACTTACGACAAACATAGCAACATTTCGCTctaaaatttatacatttattcACCATCAATATTGAGCCTTGCTCTGCAAAACAGCAAGCACAACACGAGATGCCTCAACGTCGCCTGTCCTTGTTGCGTCGATAGGATCGAGGAGATCGCGAGCGGGATCGTGACCGCGAGCGTGAGTACGACCGTGATCTGGACCGGCCATGGCGACGGGACGCACTGGAGCGCTTGGAATCGGATCGTCCGTGACTAGTCGACGAGGCGGTCGATTTTGAAGAAGAACGTTGATCACTCGACCGCCTGCTGCGATCTGGACTGCGCGACCTCGATCGTGAAATTGATCGTGAGCGGTGGTGAGAAGTTTGTTGCTTGCTGTGGTTGGTGGCAGGGTTTGAAATCTTAGATGCTGGCTTTGCAGCAGTTTCCTCATCCGATCCCCACAGATTATACTTGGAAAGATCCTCATcgccttcgtcttcgtcgtcctCATCCTCGTCGTCATCCTCGTTACCATCGTCATCGGACTCCTCGTCCTGATGTCTACGTTTCTGTTGCTCTTTTCGCGTACTGTTTCTCTGGCTTGCCTCCTCATCGGAATCGGTGCTCCGCCGTCGTTGTGCGGCACGGGCGCTTGATTCCTTCGGTTTTCCTTTGGGTTTCTTCCGACGTCCAAATTCATCGTACTCATCGTCAGACTCGACGCGATCCTTGTACTCGACAACGCCACGATCGTTATAGCCTCCTCCGTAGCCTGTAAAGTGGTCACACAAGCGGACGAAACAGTTTGATTCCATTCATCCGTTCCCTAGCCTTCATATATGCTTACCCGTCCGTTCCTCCACGTCGCAAAACCGTGGAGCGCTGCAGATGTTGCATGTGTGCCGTCGAGCCCAATTCACGTTAGCGCATTTATTGCATTGCCAGTCTTCGGCGCTGAACAGACCGCGCGACTTCTCGGCAGCTGCCTTGCCGATTTCGGTGCCAACTTTCTTTTTACCCCCGGCGCTACTGCTACCGCCCCCGTCGGAGTCGCTAGCCGTGGATCCATTTTTTGAACCGCTGTTGGGACGCTCCTTGCCGCAACGGTTACACTGGTTTCTTCGGGCAAAATTAAGATTCTTACAACTAATCACGGCGGACGGTGCGATGCAGTGGTGCGAATGGCGCGTTGCCACACCACAGTTTTGGCGCAAGCCATTTTACGGAAGGGTGCATGGAGAAGGCCAAAAACGTTAGATCCCAAAATAGTCTTCAATTGTGCTTTGAGAATAATAAATTGCCATCGGGGGTTTGCTTACTCGGGCTCCGGACAAGTCCAATCGCCATTCTTATTACTGGATGGTCGCTTTCCATCCGATTCGGTTTTGGTGTATCCGGCACTGCTCATTGCATTTACCTTTCCGCGCTGCCACCCGAGGGAGAAGGGGATGCACGACGCAATTTACCTGCCGTGTGCTGTGTCGGATCAGGAAATCCTGCTGAAAATTTAAATGCCTGTTGAGCAACACTTTTCCGTCGTAAGCTGTAAATTGTTTATGATCTATTCATCAATACTTTTGATAAAATCGAGCCTCACGATTTTTCTGGATGTCAGTCACTGTCAACAACACACTGACGCCTAAATGTCAAATAGGTTAATGCCAGGGGTGAGCAAccttgatttttttcttcagaggAGAATTGAAAAGTAACATTCCATGGCGCGCTACTTAACCGGGTACATTTTATCCAGTTTTCCGAATATCCGTGCTATTTAGAAATGACAGCTCAAAACAAAATTGGTATAATATGCTAAGCAGAAGGTGTGAAAACATCGTTATTAGACCATAAtatcataacaaaaaataataaaattcataACTATTTTGgatacaggtattccccgatatacgccatactctATATACGCGATTTCGATGTACgctattttctaaatttgacagttttttgagCAAATTGAACTAATTTTACACATTGAAtgtcaaattcaaaataaattcctcttttgtcgaattttaaaaaccattttacaaggtataaaattgtaatcttcagttaaaatcagatcaactaactaatttagtggctaaaaccagTCACCTTTAGTGgtaaattatacgaaaattttctataaattgactgaaaacctcgaaattcgacttacgctaatatttgagatacgctattgcatCCGGTCTGTATGAATAGCGTATATTGGAgaatacagtagaacgtcgattatccgggcagctcggaactggacggttgccggttaatcgatttgcacggataatcggacaagaaatgtcaaattcatataaaaattgtaaaattcattagttttatgattaattcacaTTGTTAGTAGAATATTATGTTAATCAATAACTATAGGTTTAGTAACTGTTtatgaacaaaaattaattCCGAAAATACCACTAAACACTACAGAGCTGCACACAAAATTGGTTGCCTACTTGACTATCGCTGCAAATTTTCGCCGCATGTTTGAGcagctgtcacatttatgcgcacggttaagccgcccgACGGTTAATCCGCCCCCGGATAATGGACGTTCTACTGTACCTGTATTTTCCCCTCaacatttgattgatttttaaacTTCAAATGTTTTGCCATTCCCATACCTTGGATTTTgtcgctctatgtctatttgaacggttACAGCCAAAATATACTTgaataataatgatttctGATTGAATTTAGTTCATGTATGTACAGTTTAGTTCATTTATGTATGTACATCCGGATAagcgaataacacggataatgaatCAAATGATGTATTTTATCACCAATTCTTGATTagattttggaaaattttcttattttttgataacaaaaaaaaacccagtttttattaatttcatgtttttccaatgAGAACATTTAAAATTTGTCATGATTTACAGAGtttttgttatgacaatgtACTTtacaaccgtttttttttaatatcctcCTCATAATGCAATGCCACCTTTgcattgaactgtcatttctcaacagcaccaagagagagagagcccaAGCGCcccagattaagcttaaacgactggaaaatcaaatatccatagaaaaaaaacgaaaccgccatagcttcattggtttgctcaatagatggcgtattacaactcatcattatattgctgtccttttcttgcaatgtgttttgaCTAGTTTCATCTTCATATTGCCTTCTAATTTCCCGTGctaaaatctatatgaatggttgtgtggtcagatacgtggatatcaacaccaacgaccattactctaATCTCatttgcttcagtgctggtggtttccattgaagtttagtatttaaataaTCGTATCGCTGTTCTAGTTCTaacgatgcataacttcattGTAAAACCATACAACATTACAGAaggaatgagaaagctctccaaaCGAGGAAGCTCGcactggttgggtatcccacaaacagatggcgccaccagctttttgctatttttagaatgcatgagtcatttgccgtctgctaaacgaagtctttctatattccattTAGGTTGATAGcctgagtcgtttagaacccgtttattggtcgtttagtggatttgtggcacttgggagacagaacatttagtatgcaacCTTGACTTTTGTTATAGAAAATTTTGAACACGATTGTAGATTGGagcat
This portion of the Anopheles merus strain MAF unplaced genomic scaffold, AmerM5.1 LNR4000415, whole genome shotgun sequence genome encodes:
- the LOC121602342 gene encoding zinc finger Ran-binding domain-containing protein 2-like — encoded protein: MSSAGYTKTESDGKRPSSNKNGDWTCPEPDCKNLNFARRNQCNRCGKERPNSGSKNGSTASDSDGGGSSSAGGKKKVGTEIGKAAAEKSRGLFSAEDWQCNKCANVNWARRHTCNICSAPRFCDVEERTGYGGGYNDRGVVEYKDRVESDDEYDEFGRRKKPKGKPKESSARAAQRRRSTDSDEEASQRNSTRKEQQKRRHQDEESDDDGNEDDDEDEDDEDEGDEDLSKYNLWGSDEETAAKPASKISNPATNHSKQQTSHHRSRSISRSRSRSPDRSRRSSDQRSSSKSTASSTSHGRSDSKRSSASRRHGRSRSRSYSRSRSRSRSRSPRSYRRNKDRRR